A region from the Pseudomonas sp. P8_229 genome encodes:
- the uvrA gene encoding excinuclease ABC subunit UvrA: MDKILIRGARTHNLKNIDLTLPRDKLIVITGLSGSGKSSLAFDTLYAEGQRRYVESLSAYARQFLSMMEKPDVDTIEGLSPAISIEQKSTSHNPRSTVGTITEIYDYLRLLYARVGTPRCPDHDIPLEAQTVSQMVDLVLAQPEGSKLMLLAPVIRERKGEHLSVFEELRAQGFVRARVNGRICELDELPKLDKQKKHSIDVIVDRFKVRADLQQRLAESFETALKLADGIALVAPMDDEPGEEMIFSARFACPICGHAISELEPKLFSFNNPAGACPTCDGLGVKQFFDIKRLVNGELTLAEGAIRGWDRRNVYYFQMLGSLAAHYGFSLEKPFNELPADQQKYILHGSGSQNVDFKYLNDRGDIVKRSHPFEGIVPNLERRYRETESASVREELAKFLSTQACPDCRGTRLRREARHVWVGEKTLPAVTNLPIGDACEYFGELKMTGRRGEIADKILKEIRERLQFLVNVGLDYLSLDRSADTLSGGEAQRIRLASQIGAGLVGVLYILDEPSIGLHQRDNDRLLGTLKHLRDIGNTVIVVEHDEDAIRLADYVVDIGPGAGVHGGQIVAEGTPAEVMAHPDSLTGKYLSGRVKIEVPAKRTPRNKKLTLSLKGARGNNLRNVDLEIPIGLLTCVTGVSGSGKSTLINNTLFPLSATALNGATTLEAAAHDSIKGLEHLDKVVDIDQSPIGRTPRSNPATYTGLFTPIRELFAGVPESRSRGYGPGRFSFNVKGGRCEACQGDGLIKVEMHFLPDIYVPCDVCKSKRYNRETLEIKYKGKSIHETLEMTIEEAREFFDAVPALARKLQTLMDVGLSYIKLGQSATTLSGGEAQRVKLSRELSKRDTGKTLYILDEPTTGLHFADIQQLLDVLHRLRDHGNTVVVIEHNLDVIKTADWLVDLGPEGGSKGGQIIATGTPEEVAEMKQSHTGHYLKPLLIRDRA; this comes from the coding sequence TTGGACAAGATCCTGATACGTGGGGCCCGTACCCACAACCTGAAGAACATCGACCTGACCCTGCCACGGGACAAACTGATCGTCATCACCGGCCTCTCCGGATCCGGCAAATCGTCCCTGGCCTTCGACACACTGTACGCCGAAGGTCAACGCCGCTATGTCGAATCGCTGTCGGCCTATGCCCGACAGTTCCTGTCGATGATGGAAAAACCCGACGTCGACACCATCGAAGGTTTGTCGCCGGCGATCTCCATCGAACAGAAATCGACCTCGCACAACCCGCGATCCACGGTTGGCACCATCACCGAAATCTACGACTACCTGCGCCTGCTTTATGCACGCGTGGGTACGCCGCGCTGCCCGGATCACGATATTCCGCTGGAAGCGCAAACCGTCAGCCAGATGGTCGACCTGGTGCTGGCTCAGCCGGAGGGCAGCAAACTGATGCTGCTGGCGCCGGTGATCCGCGAGCGTAAAGGCGAACACTTGTCAGTGTTCGAAGAGCTGCGCGCCCAGGGTTTCGTCCGTGCGCGGGTCAACGGTCGCATTTGCGAGCTCGACGAACTGCCGAAACTGGACAAGCAGAAGAAGCACTCGATCGATGTGATCGTCGACCGCTTCAAGGTCCGCGCCGACCTGCAGCAGCGCCTGGCCGAGTCGTTCGAGACCGCACTGAAACTGGCGGACGGCATCGCCCTGGTCGCGCCGATGGACGATGAGCCGGGCGAGGAGATGATCTTCTCCGCGCGCTTCGCCTGCCCGATCTGCGGCCACGCCATCAGCGAGCTGGAACCCAAGCTGTTCTCCTTCAATAACCCGGCCGGCGCCTGCCCGACCTGCGATGGCCTGGGCGTGAAGCAGTTTTTCGACATCAAGCGCCTGGTCAACGGTGAACTGACCTTGGCCGAAGGCGCGATTCGCGGCTGGGACAGGCGCAACGTCTATTACTTCCAGATGCTCGGCTCACTGGCCGCGCACTACGGCTTCAGCCTGGAGAAGCCGTTCAACGAACTGCCGGCCGATCAACAGAAATACATCCTTCACGGCAGCGGCTCGCAGAACGTCGACTTCAAGTATCTGAACGACCGTGGCGACATCGTCAAACGTTCGCACCCGTTCGAAGGCATCGTGCCGAATCTGGAACGCCGCTACCGCGAAACCGAATCGGCCAGCGTGCGTGAAGAGCTGGCCAAGTTCCTCAGCACCCAGGCCTGCCCGGACTGCCGTGGCACCCGCCTGCGTCGTGAAGCGCGGCACGTGTGGGTAGGCGAGAAAACCCTGCCGGCGGTGACCAACCTGCCGATCGGCGATGCCTGCGAGTACTTCGGCGAGCTGAAGATGACCGGGCGACGTGGCGAGATCGCCGACAAGATCCTCAAGGAAATCCGCGAACGCCTGCAGTTCCTGGTCAACGTCGGCCTCGACTATCTGTCGCTCGATCGCAGCGCTGACACTCTGTCCGGCGGTGAGGCGCAGCGGATTCGTCTGGCCAGCCAGATCGGCGCCGGTCTGGTCGGGGTACTGTACATCCTCGACGAACCGTCCATCGGTCTGCACCAGCGCGATAACGACCGGCTGCTCGGCACCCTCAAGCACCTGCGCGATATCGGCAACACCGTGATCGTGGTCGAACACGACGAAGACGCGATTCGTCTGGCTGACTATGTGGTCGATATCGGCCCAGGGGCCGGTGTGCATGGCGGGCAGATCGTTGCCGAAGGCACGCCTGCAGAAGTCATGGCGCACCCGGATTCCCTGACCGGCAAATACCTGTCGGGCCGGGTCAAGATCGAAGTGCCGGCCAAACGCACACCGCGCAACAAAAAGCTGACGCTGTCGCTCAAGGGCGCACGCGGCAACAACTTGCGCAATGTCGATCTGGAAATTCCGATCGGTCTGCTGACCTGCGTGACCGGCGTTTCCGGCTCGGGCAAATCGACGCTGATCAACAACACGCTATTCCCGTTGAGCGCTACCGCCCTCAATGGAGCGACCACGCTGGAAGCGGCCGCGCACGACAGCATCAAGGGCCTGGAGCATCTCGACAAAGTCGTCGATATCGACCAGAGCCCTATCGGCCGTACTCCGCGCTCCAACCCGGCGACTTACACCGGGCTGTTCACCCCGATCCGCGAACTGTTCGCTGGCGTGCCTGAGTCGCGCTCCCGTGGTTACGGCCCGGGACGCTTCTCGTTCAACGTCAAGGGCGGTCGCTGCGAGGCGTGTCAGGGCGACGGTTTGATCAAAGTCGAAATGCACTTCCTGCCGGACATCTACGTGCCGTGCGACGTGTGCAAGAGCAAGCGCTACAACCGCGAAACCCTTGAGATCAAATACAAGGGCAAGAGCATCCACGAAACCCTCGAGATGACCATCGAGGAAGCCCGGGAGTTCTTCGACGCGGTGCCGGCGCTGGCGCGCAAGCTGCAGACGTTGATGGACGTAGGCCTGTCGTACATCAAGCTCGGGCAATCGGCGACCACGCTGTCTGGCGGCGAGGCGCAGCGGGTCAAGCTGTCGCGCGAGCTGTCCAAGCGTGACACCGGCAAGACCCTGTACATCCTCGATGAGCCGACCACTGGCCTGCACTTCGCGGATATCCAGCAATTGCTCGATGTGCTGCACCGCTTGCGCGACCACGGCAACACCGTGGTAGTGATCGAACACAACCTGGACGTGATCAAGACTGCCGACTGGCTGGTCGACCTGGGGCCGGAGGGCGGCTCCAAGGGTGGGCAGATCATCGCCACCGGCACCCCGGAGGAAGTGGCCGAGATGAAGCAGTCTCACACCGGCCATTACCTCAAGCCGCTGTTGATTCGCGATCGAGCCTGA
- the bfr gene encoding bacterioferritin — translation MQGHPDIIDYLNTLLTGELAARDQYFVHSRMYEDWGFTKLYERINHEMEEEAGHADALMRRILMLEGTPRMRPDDLDVGTTVPEMLEADLRLEYKVRAALCKGIELCEQHKDYVSREILRIQLNDTEEDHTYWLEKQLGLIKLIGLENYLQSHT, via the coding sequence ATGCAGGGCCACCCAGACATTATCGATTACCTCAACACGTTGCTGACCGGCGAACTGGCCGCGCGTGACCAATATTTTGTGCACTCGCGGATGTATGAGGACTGGGGTTTCACCAAGCTCTACGAACGAATCAACCACGAGATGGAAGAAGAGGCCGGCCACGCCGATGCGCTGATGCGTCGGATCCTGATGCTCGAAGGCACGCCGCGCATGCGTCCGGACGATCTGGACGTCGGCACCACCGTACCGGAGATGCTCGAAGCCGATCTGCGTCTCGAGTACAAAGTCCGCGCCGCACTGTGCAAAGGCATTGAGCTGTGCGAGCAGCACAAGGATTATGTCAGTCGCGAGATCCTGCGCATTCAACTCAACGACACCGAAGAAGATCACACCTACTGGCTGGAAAAGCAGTTGGGCCTGATCAAACTCATCGGTCTCGAGAATTACCTGCAATCCCACACCTGA
- a CDS encoding catalase, with protein sequence MSQIKTLTTASGAPVADNQNSRSAGPRGPLLLDDFHLIEKLAHFNRENIPERRVHAKGSGAYGTFTVTRDITEYTSAKLFESVGKQTPTFLRFSTVGGERGSADTERDPRGFALKFYTEEGNWDIVGNNTPVFFIRDPLKFPDFIHTQKRLPQSNLKSAQMMWDFWSHSPEALHQVTILFSDRGIPDGYRHMHGFGSHTYSLINAKGERHWVKWHYKTKQGIKNLAPADAARLAGTDPDYAQRDLFEAIERGDFPKWRVCIQIMTEAQAAAHYENPFDVTKTWSQKEFPLIEVGELELNRNPMNYFAEVEQAAFGPSNMVPGVGLSPDRMLQGRVFAYADAHRYRVGTNHQQLPVNAPRSAVNTYQRDGSMAFGSNGGAAPNYEPNSYIESPKQAPHYAEPALALSGAADRYDHREDTDYYSHAGALFRLMSDEQKALLVSNIAGAMSGVSPDVVDRQLQHFYKADPAYGEAIAKLLNVQLNEV encoded by the coding sequence ATGAGCCAGATCAAAACGCTTACGACCGCCAGTGGCGCACCTGTCGCGGATAACCAGAATTCTCGCTCCGCCGGCCCTCGTGGCCCGCTGCTGCTCGACGATTTTCATCTGATCGAGAAGCTTGCCCACTTCAACCGTGAAAACATTCCTGAGCGTCGTGTGCACGCCAAGGGTTCGGGTGCTTACGGTACGTTCACCGTGACTCGCGACATCACCGAGTACACCAGCGCCAAATTGTTCGAGTCTGTCGGCAAGCAAACCCCGACGTTCCTGCGGTTCTCCACCGTTGGTGGCGAGCGTGGTTCGGCCGACACCGAGCGCGATCCGCGCGGCTTCGCCCTGAAGTTCTACACCGAGGAAGGCAACTGGGACATCGTTGGTAACAACACCCCAGTGTTCTTCATTCGTGATCCACTGAAGTTTCCCGACTTTATCCACACCCAGAAACGTCTGCCGCAGAGCAACCTGAAAAGCGCCCAGATGATGTGGGACTTCTGGTCGCATTCGCCGGAAGCGCTGCACCAGGTGACCATTCTGTTTTCCGATCGCGGCATTCCCGACGGCTACCGTCACATGCACGGCTTCGGCAGCCACACCTATAGCCTGATCAATGCCAAAGGTGAGCGCCACTGGGTGAAGTGGCACTACAAAACCAAACAGGGCATCAAGAACCTGGCGCCGGCCGATGCTGCGCGTCTGGCGGGCACCGATCCGGATTACGCCCAGCGTGACCTGTTCGAGGCCATCGAGCGTGGTGACTTCCCGAAATGGCGTGTGTGCATTCAGATCATGACCGAGGCACAGGCTGCAGCTCACTACGAGAACCCGTTCGACGTGACCAAGACCTGGTCGCAGAAAGAGTTCCCGTTGATCGAAGTCGGTGAGTTGGAGTTGAACCGCAACCCGATGAATTACTTCGCTGAAGTTGAGCAGGCTGCATTTGGCCCGAGCAACATGGTGCCGGGTGTTGGTCTGTCGCCGGATCGCATGCTGCAAGGCCGCGTCTTCGCCTATGCGGATGCGCACCGCTACCGTGTCGGCACCAACCACCAGCAATTGCCGGTGAATGCCCCACGTAGCGCGGTGAACACCTATCAGCGTGATGGCTCGATGGCTTTCGGCAGCAATGGTGGCGCTGCACCAAACTACGAGCCGAACAGCTACATCGAATCGCCAAAGCAAGCGCCGCACTACGCTGAGCCTGCATTGGCCTTGAGCGGTGCTGCTGACCGTTACGATCATCGCGAAGACACCGATTACTACAGTCACGCTGGTGCTCTGTTCCGTCTGATGAGCGATGAGCAGAAAGCCTTGCTGGTCAGCAATATTGCCGGCGCCATGAGCGGTGTTTCGCCGGATGTGGTTGACCGTCAGTTGCAGCATTTCTACAAAGCCGATCCGGCGTATGGAGAAGCAATCGCAAAGCTGCTCAACGTACAGCTTAACGAAGTCTAA
- the rplQ gene encoding 50S ribosomal protein L17, with protein MRHRKSGRHLSRTSSHRKAMFQNMAVSLFEHELIKTTLPKAKELRRVAEPLITLAKTDSLANRRLAFDRTRSKAIVGKLFNDLGKRYATREGGYLRILKCGFRAGDNAPMAYVELVDRATAGEAVSAE; from the coding sequence ATGCGTCATCGTAAAAGTGGGCGTCACCTGAGCCGCACCAGCTCGCACCGCAAGGCCATGTTCCAGAACATGGCGGTGTCGCTGTTCGAGCACGAGCTGATCAAGACTACTCTGCCAAAAGCCAAAGAACTGCGCCGCGTTGCCGAGCCGCTGATCACTCTGGCCAAGACAGACAGCCTGGCTAACCGCCGTCTGGCTTTCGACCGTACTCGTTCGAAAGCTATCGTTGGTAAGCTCTTCAACGACCTGGGCAAGCGTTACGCTACCCGTGAGGGTGGCTACCTGCGCATCCTCAAGTGCGGTTTCCGCGCTGGCGACAACGCGCCTATGGCGTACGTCGAGTTGGTTGATCGTGCTACTGCTGGCGAAGCTGTATCCGCCGAGTAA
- a CDS encoding DNA-directed RNA polymerase subunit alpha — MQISVNEFLTPRHIDVQVVSPTRAKITLEPLERGFGHTLGNALRRILLSSMPGCAVVEAEIDGVLHEYSAIEGVQEDVIEILLNLKGLAIKLHGRDEVTLTLSKKGSGVVTAADIQLDHDVEIVNPDHVIANLASNGALNMKLTVARGRGYEPADSRQSDEDESRSIGRLQLDSSFSPVRRIAYVVENARVEQRTNLDKLVIDLETNGTLDPEEAIRRAATILQQQLAAFVDLKGDSEPVVVEQEDEIDPILLRPVDDLELTVRSANCLKAENIYYIGDLIQRTEVELLKTPNLGKKSLTEIKDVLASRGLSLGMRLDNWPPASLKKDDKATA, encoded by the coding sequence ATGCAGATTTCGGTAAATGAGTTCCTGACACCCCGCCATATTGATGTGCAGGTTGTCAGTCCAACCCGCGCCAAGATCACTCTCGAGCCTCTCGAGCGTGGTTTTGGCCACACCCTGGGCAACGCGCTGCGCCGCATCCTGTTGTCCTCAATGCCCGGCTGCGCAGTAGTCGAGGCCGAGATTGACGGTGTGCTCCACGAGTACAGCGCCATCGAAGGTGTACAGGAAGACGTAATTGAAATCCTGTTGAACCTTAAAGGTCTGGCCATCAAGCTGCACGGTCGTGACGAAGTTACGCTGACCTTGTCGAAGAAGGGTTCGGGGGTGGTTACCGCTGCCGATATTCAGCTGGATCATGATGTCGAGATCGTTAATCCCGATCACGTAATCGCTAACCTGGCGTCTAACGGCGCCCTGAACATGAAGCTCACCGTAGCTCGTGGTCGTGGTTATGAACCAGCCGACTCGCGTCAGAGCGATGAAGACGAAAGCCGCAGCATTGGTCGCTTGCAGCTCGACTCTTCGTTCAGCCCGGTTCGCCGTATCGCATACGTGGTGGAAAACGCCCGTGTCGAGCAGCGCACCAACCTGGACAAGCTGGTTATTGATCTGGAAACCAACGGTACCCTGGATCCTGAAGAGGCTATCCGCCGCGCTGCAACCATCCTGCAACAGCAGTTGGCTGCGTTCGTCGACCTCAAAGGTGACAGTGAGCCAGTGGTTGTCGAGCAGGAAGACGAGATCGATCCGATCCTGCTTCGCCCGGTTGACGATCTGGAACTGACTGTACGTTCGGCTAACTGCCTTAAGGCGGAAAACATCTACTACATCGGTGACCTGATTCAGCGTACCGAAGTAGAGCTGTTGAAGACTCCGAACCTGGGCAAGAAATCCTTGACTGAAATCAAGGACGTTCTGGCCTCCCGCGGTCTGTCCCTCGGCATGCGCCTCGACAACTGGCCGCCTGCAAGTCTTAAGAAGGACGACAAGGCGACTGCCTGA
- the rpsD gene encoding 30S ribosomal protein S4 has product MARYIGPKCKLARREGTDLFLKSGVRAIESKCNIEAAPGIHGQRRGRQSDYGTQLREKQKVRRIYGVLERQFSGYYKEAAGKKGATGENLLQLLECRLDNVVYRMGFGSTRAESRQLVSHKSISVNGQTVNVPSYQVRAGDVVAVREKAKNQLRIVQALDLCAQRGRVEWVEVDTEKKSGVFKNVPARSDLSADINESLIVELYSK; this is encoded by the coding sequence ATGGCTCGTTACATTGGTCCAAAATGCAAACTCGCTCGTCGCGAAGGCACCGATCTCTTCCTGAAGAGCGGCGTGCGCGCGATCGAATCGAAGTGCAACATTGAAGCAGCACCTGGTATCCACGGCCAACGCCGCGGTCGCCAGTCCGACTACGGCACCCAACTGCGTGAAAAGCAGAAGGTCCGTCGTATCTACGGCGTTCTCGAGCGTCAGTTCAGCGGCTACTACAAAGAAGCTGCTGGCAAGAAAGGTGCAACCGGTGAAAACCTGCTGCAACTGCTCGAATGCCGTCTGGACAACGTTGTATACCGTATGGGCTTTGGTTCGACTCGTGCCGAATCCCGTCAGCTGGTATCGCACAAGTCGATCAGCGTTAACGGTCAGACCGTAAACGTTCCGTCGTATCAGGTTCGTGCTGGTGACGTGGTTGCAGTTCGCGAGAAAGCAAAAAACCAACTTCGCATTGTCCAAGCTCTCGATCTGTGTGCCCAACGTGGCCGCGTAGAATGGGTAGAAGTAGACACTGAGAAGAAGTCGGGCGTTTTCAAGAACGTTCCTGCTCGCAGTGATCTGTCCGCCGACATCAACGAAAGCCTGATTGTCGAGCTCTACTCCAAGTAA
- the rpsK gene encoding 30S ribosomal protein S11, whose product MAKPAARPRKKVKKTVVDGIAHIHASFNNTIVTITDRQGNALSWATSGGSGFRGSRKSTPFAAQVAAERAGQAALEYGLKNLDVNVKGPGPGRESAVRALNGCGYKIASITDVTPIPHNGCRPPKKRRV is encoded by the coding sequence ATGGCAAAACCTGCTGCTCGTCCTCGTAAAAAAGTTAAAAAGACAGTGGTTGATGGCATCGCCCACATCCATGCTTCTTTTAACAACACCATCGTGACCATTACCGACCGTCAAGGTAACGCTCTTTCCTGGGCTACCTCCGGTGGTTCGGGTTTCCGCGGTTCCCGCAAGTCCACCCCGTTTGCTGCTCAAGTAGCTGCTGAACGTGCTGGTCAAGCTGCGCTGGAATACGGCCTGAAAAACCTTGATGTTAACGTCAAGGGCCCAGGTCCAGGTCGTGAATCCGCAGTCCGCGCTTTGAACGGCTGTGGCTACAAGATCGCCAGCATCACCGACGTGACGCCAATCCCGCACAACGGGTGCCGTCCGCCGAAGAAGCGCCGCGTGTAA
- the rpsM gene encoding 30S ribosomal protein S13 has protein sequence MARIAGVNIPDNKHTVISLTYIYGVGRTTAQKICADTGVNPAAKIKDLSDEQIEQLRGEVAKFTTEGDLRREINMKIKRLMDLGCYRGLRHRRGLPVRGQRTKTNARTRKGPRKPIRK, from the coding sequence ATGGCCCGTATTGCAGGCGTTAACATTCCAGATAACAAGCATACTGTTATCTCGCTGACCTACATCTATGGTGTCGGTCGCACTACTGCACAGAAAATCTGTGCAGACACTGGGGTAAACCCAGCAGCAAAGATCAAAGATCTGAGCGACGAGCAAATTGAACAGCTGCGTGGCGAAGTGGCGAAGTTCACCACTGAAGGTGACCTGCGTCGCGAAATCAACATGAAAATCAAGCGCTTGATGGACCTCGGTTGCTATCGCGGTCTGCGTCATCGTCGCGGTCTTCCAGTGCGCGGTCAGCGTACCAAGACCAACGCGCGTACCCGTAAAGGTCCGCGTAAGCCGATCCGCAAGTAA
- the rpmJ gene encoding 50S ribosomal protein L36 encodes MKVRASVKKLCRNCKIIRREGVVRVICSAEPRHKQRQG; translated from the coding sequence ATGAAAGTTCGTGCATCGGTGAAAAAGCTGTGCCGTAACTGCAAGATTATTCGCCGCGAAGGTGTTGTTCGAGTAATTTGCAGCGCGGAACCGCGTCACAAACAGCGCCAAGGCTGA
- the secY gene encoding preprotein translocase subunit SecY codes for MAKQGALSALGKGGMSELWARLRFLFLAIIVYRIGAHIPVPGINPDRLADLFRQNEGTILSLFNMFSGGALERMSIFALGIMPYISASIIMQLMTAVSPQLEQLKKEGEAGRRKISQYTRYGTVVLALVQAIGMSIGLAGQGVAFTGDFGFHFVAVSTFVAGAMFMMWLGEQITERGVGNGISMLIFSGIVAGLPRAIGQSFESARQGDINIFALVAIGLLAVAIIGFVVFIERGQRRIAVHYAKRQQGRKVFAAQTSHLPLKVNMAGVIPAIFASSILLFPASLGAWFGQSEGMGWLQDISQSIAPGQPLNILLFSAGIIFFCFFYTALMFNPKDVAENLKKSGAFIPGIRPGEQSARYIDGVLTRLTMFGALYMTAVCLLPQFLVVAANVPFYLGGTSLLIVVVVVMDFMSQVQSHLVSHQYESLMKKANLKGYGSGMLR; via the coding sequence ATGGCTAAGCAAGGTGCTCTCTCTGCGCTCGGCAAAGGCGGTATGTCTGAACTCTGGGCTCGTCTGCGTTTTCTATTCCTGGCGATTATCGTCTACCGAATAGGCGCACACATCCCGGTTCCAGGTATCAACCCGGACCGACTCGCAGACCTGTTTCGACAGAATGAGGGGACCATTCTTAGCTTGTTCAACATGTTCTCCGGCGGCGCGCTGGAGCGGATGAGCATCTTTGCACTGGGGATCATGCCGTACATTTCGGCATCGATCATCATGCAACTGATGACCGCCGTCAGCCCGCAGTTGGAGCAGTTGAAGAAGGAAGGTGAAGCTGGCCGTCGCAAGATCAGCCAGTACACCCGCTACGGCACCGTCGTTCTCGCTCTCGTTCAGGCTATTGGCATGTCCATTGGTCTGGCGGGGCAGGGCGTTGCGTTCACTGGTGACTTTGGCTTCCATTTCGTCGCGGTATCCACGTTTGTGGCTGGTGCGATGTTCATGATGTGGCTGGGTGAGCAGATTACTGAGCGTGGTGTAGGCAACGGTATCTCGATGTTGATTTTTTCGGGTATCGTCGCCGGTCTTCCGAGAGCGATCGGGCAGTCTTTCGAGTCTGCACGTCAGGGTGATATCAATATTTTCGCCTTGGTTGCCATCGGTTTGCTGGCAGTAGCGATTATCGGTTTTGTGGTGTTCATTGAGCGTGGTCAGCGTCGTATTGCTGTTCACTACGCCAAGCGTCAGCAGGGCCGCAAGGTTTTTGCTGCGCAGACGAGCCACTTGCCGCTGAAGGTGAACATGGCCGGTGTTATTCCGGCTATTTTCGCGAGCAGCATTTTGCTGTTCCCGGCTTCGTTGGGTGCCTGGTTTGGTCAGTCTGAAGGTATGGGCTGGTTGCAGGACATCTCGCAGTCGATCGCTCCTGGTCAGCCGTTGAATATTCTGCTGTTTAGTGCAGGGATTATTTTCTTCTGCTTCTTCTATACGGCGTTGATGTTCAATCCGAAAGACGTAGCGGAAAACCTGAAGAAGTCCGGTGCCTTTATTCCGGGCATCCGTCCAGGTGAGCAGTCTGCGCGCTACATTGATGGCGTTCTGACTCGCTTGACCATGTTCGGTGCTCTTTACATGACGGCCGTGTGCTTGTTGCCCCAGTTCCTGGTGGTTGCAGCAAACGTTCCGTTCTACCTTGGCGGGACCTCGTTGCTGATCGTGGTCGTGGTTGTGATGGACTTCATGTCCCAAGTACAATCGCACCTCGTTTCGCACCAGTACGAATCCCTGATGAAGAAAGCCAACCTGAAGGGTTACGGCAGCGGCATGTTGCGCTGA
- the rplO gene encoding 50S ribosomal protein L15, protein MKLNDLSPAPGSRREKHRPGRGIGSGLGKTGGRGHKGQTSRSGGTIAPGFEGGQQPLHRRLPKFGFVSLKAMDRAEVRLSELAKVEGDIVTVQSLKDANVINVNVQRVKIMLSGEVTRAVTIGKGIGATKGARAAIEAAGGKFEE, encoded by the coding sequence ATGAAACTCAATGATCTGAGTCCAGCGCCGGGTTCCCGTCGCGAAAAGCATCGTCCGGGCCGTGGTATCGGTAGCGGTTTGGGTAAGACTGGTGGCCGTGGCCACAAAGGTCAAACCTCCCGTTCCGGTGGCACCATTGCTCCAGGCTTTGAAGGCGGTCAACAGCCGCTGCATCGTCGTCTGCCGAAGTTCGGTTTCGTTTCCCTGAAAGCCATGGATCGCGCAGAAGTGCGTCTGTCCGAGCTGGCTAAAGTGGAAGGCGACATCGTCACCGTGCAGTCCCTGAAAGATGCCAACGTGATCAACGTCAACGTACAGCGTGTGAAAATCATGCTGTCCGGTGAAGTGACTCGCGCTGTCACTATCGGCAAGGGAATCGGCGCCACCAAAGGTGCGCGTGCGGCTATCGAAGCAGCTGGCGGCAAGTTCGAGGAATAA
- the rpmD gene encoding 50S ribosomal protein L30 has product MATVKVTLIKSMTGRIPNHKLCVKGLGLRRIGHTVEVQDTPENRGMINKAYYMLRVEG; this is encoded by the coding sequence ATGGCTACCGTTAAAGTAACGCTGATCAAAAGCATGACCGGCCGCATCCCTAACCACAAACTGTGCGTTAAGGGTCTGGGTCTGCGTCGCATCGGTCACACTGTAGAAGTCCAGGATACTCCCGAGAATCGCGGGATGATCAACAAGGCCTACTACATGCTGCGTGTCGAGGGTTAA
- the rpsE gene encoding 30S ribosomal protein S5, which yields MSNNDQKRDEGYIEKLVQVNRVAKTVKGGRIFTFTALTVVGDGKGRVGFGRGKSREVPAAIQKAMEAARRNMIQVDLNGTTLQYAMKSAHGASKVYMQPASEGTGIIAGGAMRAVLEVAGVQNVLAKCYGSTNPVNVVHATFKGLKAMQSPESIAAKRGKSVKEIF from the coding sequence ATGTCAAATAACGACCAAAAGCGCGACGAAGGCTACATTGAGAAGCTGGTTCAAGTTAACCGCGTAGCCAAAACCGTTAAAGGCGGCCGTATCTTCACTTTCACCGCGTTGACCGTGGTAGGTGATGGTAAAGGGCGTGTTGGCTTCGGCCGTGGCAAGTCGCGTGAAGTGCCTGCTGCGATCCAGAAGGCAATGGAAGCTGCTCGCCGTAACATGATCCAAGTTGACCTGAACGGCACCACTCTGCAGTACGCAATGAAGTCCGCTCACGGCGCTTCGAAGGTGTACATGCAGCCTGCTTCTGAAGGTACCGGTATCATCGCTGGCGGCGCTATGCGTGCTGTCCTCGAAGTTGCTGGCGTTCAGAACGTTCTGGCCAAGTGCTACGGCTCGACTAACCCGGTAAACGTGGTTCACGCCACTTTCAAAGGTTTGAAAGCTATGCAGTCTCCTGAATCCATTGCCGCCAAGCGTGGCAAAAGCGTCAAGGAGATCTTCTGA
- the rplR gene encoding 50S ribosomal protein L18, which produces MTDKKVTRLRRARKARLKMHELEVVRLCVFRSSQHIYAQVISADGNKVLASASTLDKELRDGATGNIDAATKVGQLVATRAKAAGVSQVAFDRSGFKYHGRVKALADAAREAGLEF; this is translated from the coding sequence ATGACCGACAAAAAAGTTACTCGACTGCGTCGCGCTCGCAAAGCACGCCTGAAAATGCACGAACTAGAAGTCGTGCGTCTCTGCGTGTTCCGCTCGTCGCAGCACATCTACGCCCAGGTCATCTCGGCCGACGGCAACAAAGTCCTGGCAAGCGCCTCGACTTTGGATAAAGAACTGCGTGATGGTGCCACTGGCAACATCGACGCGGCCACAAAGGTTGGCCAGCTGGTCGCTACGCGTGCTAAGGCCGCTGGCGTCTCGCAAGTGGCTTTCGACCGCTCTGGCTTCAAGTACCACGGCCGCGTTAAAGCGCTGGCTGATGCTGCTCGTGAAGCTGGGCTGGAGTTCTAA